One Balneola sp. DNA window includes the following coding sequences:
- a CDS encoding alcohol dehydrogenase, whose protein sequence is MKAIICEKYGDPKDLIYGDVEKPSPSENEVLVKIYATAVNDYDWGSVRGRPYLYRLLFGVLKPKSKIPGMEVAGVVEEVGTKVSSFKTGDRVYGDTSEFGFGSFAEYMTVNEAALTLMPAKMSFTEAASIPHASILALQGLKDKGGIKNGQLILINGGGGGVGTFGLQLAKLYDAEVTGVDTGEKLQMMKSLGFDHIIDYKKEDFIKNGQEYDLILDAKTNRSPRSYLPSLSPNGTYVTVGGKLSKLLKIVSFGPILSKLTGKNLKLLPLEPNKGMDYINELYSDNKLKCIIDGPYPLEETPTAIQYFGEGLHSGKVVISVFED, encoded by the coding sequence ATGAAAGCTATCATTTGTGAAAAATATGGGGATCCGAAAGACCTTATCTATGGTGATGTTGAAAAGCCATCGCCTTCTGAAAATGAAGTCCTCGTCAAGATATATGCAACTGCCGTTAACGATTATGATTGGGGTTCAGTAAGAGGCAGACCCTATCTTTATCGACTTTTGTTCGGTGTCCTCAAACCCAAATCCAAGATTCCCGGAATGGAGGTTGCCGGTGTTGTAGAAGAGGTTGGCACAAAAGTATCCTCTTTTAAAACAGGCGACAGAGTGTATGGGGATACTTCTGAGTTTGGGTTTGGAAGCTTTGCTGAATATATGACTGTAAATGAAGCAGCTTTAACCCTGATGCCCGCTAAAATGAGTTTTACAGAAGCTGCTTCAATCCCTCATGCCAGCATTCTTGCTTTGCAGGGTCTAAAGGATAAAGGCGGAATCAAAAATGGCCAACTCATATTAATTAACGGCGGCGGTGGTGGAGTGGGGACTTTTGGCCTTCAGCTTGCCAAACTATATGACGCCGAAGTTACCGGCGTTGATACCGGAGAAAAGTTACAGATGATGAAATCACTCGGTTTTGATCACATCATTGATTATAAGAAGGAAGACTTCATAAAAAACGGTCAGGAGTATGATCTTATTCTGGACGCTAAAACAAATCGATCCCCACGTTCTTATCTCCCATCTCTGTCCCCGAACGGAACATACGTTACGGTTGGCGGCAAGCTCTCTAAGCTTCTCAAAATTGTGTCCTTTGGACCGATACTTTCAAAACTCACCGGAAAAAATTTGAAGCTTTTACCTTTGGAACCCAACAAAGGTATGGACTATATAAATGAGCTTTATTCAGATAATAAGCTCAAATGTATTATTGATGGACCTTATCCTTTGGAAGAAACACCAACGGCCATTCAATACTTTGGGGAAGGGCTTCACAGCGGTAAAGTTGTAATCAGTGTTTTTGAAGATTAG